A window from Bosea sp. ANAM02 encodes these proteins:
- a CDS encoding GTP-binding protein, producing the protein MGFALAKKKTPKPVQALLPANDTPAASETGQHSLLRFITCGSVDDGKSTLIGRMLYEAGAVFDDQLSALDSDSRKFGTQGEAPDFALLVDGLSAEREQGITIDVAYRYFATDKRSFIVADTPGHEQYTRNMATGASTADLAIILVDARKGLLPQTRRHSFIVSLVGVRHVVVAINKMDLVGYDATVFERIASDYRAAVQSLGFASIRFIPVSARDGENVMRPSALMPWHDGPALLPYLESVAIARAASTDEGFVLPVQWVNRPDLDFRGYAGTPVAGRARVGDPVVALPSGRTSRIARLIGAAGDASQIAAGQAATVTLEDDIDISRGDVIAAAGSALPVSRGLRARLLWTGERALREGGQFLVKLATQSANATVEALHHSIDIEGFQPLPAQSLGMNGIGSVTLRLDRPLVSLPYARSHELGGFILIDRIGNETVAFGFVEPVEGAVRQAVGEGGTLAWAKRGAVRIVGRPGTPDRRAWLAGVSWRVVSTAGLFAAAFALTANVPASLGLAFGDILLRPGLRALHMRLWRKAPTGTLQDGAGI; encoded by the coding sequence ATGGGCTTCGCGCTCGCCAAAAAGAAGACACCGAAGCCGGTGCAGGCTCTGCTTCCGGCCAATGATACGCCGGCCGCCTCCGAAACCGGCCAGCACTCGCTGCTGCGCTTCATCACCTGCGGCTCGGTCGATGACGGCAAGTCGACCTTGATCGGCCGCATGCTCTACGAGGCCGGCGCGGTCTTCGACGACCAGCTCAGCGCGCTCGACAGCGATTCCCGCAAGTTCGGAACGCAAGGCGAGGCGCCGGATTTCGCGCTGCTGGTCGACGGTCTTTCGGCCGAGCGCGAGCAGGGCATCACCATCGACGTCGCCTATCGCTATTTCGCCACGGACAAGCGCAGCTTCATCGTCGCCGATACGCCCGGCCACGAGCAGTATACCCGCAACATGGCGACCGGCGCCTCCACCGCCGATCTCGCCATCATCCTGGTCGATGCACGCAAGGGTCTGCTGCCGCAGACGCGGCGGCACTCCTTCATCGTCTCGCTGGTCGGCGTCCGCCATGTCGTGGTCGCCATCAACAAGATGGATCTCGTCGGCTATGACGCCACCGTCTTCGAGCGGATCGCGAGCGATTACCGCGCGGCGGTGCAGAGCCTCGGCTTCGCCTCGATCCGCTTCATTCCGGTTTCGGCCCGTGACGGCGAGAACGTCATGCGGCCGTCAGCGCTGATGCCCTGGCATGACGGCCCGGCGCTGCTGCCCTATCTCGAAAGCGTCGCGATCGCACGCGCCGCATCGACCGACGAAGGCTTCGTCCTGCCGGTGCAATGGGTCAACCGGCCCGATCTCGACTTCCGCGGCTATGCAGGCACGCCCGTTGCCGGGCGCGCCCGCGTCGGCGATCCCGTGGTGGCGCTGCCCTCCGGCCGCACCAGCCGGATCGCGCGCCTGATCGGCGCTGCCGGCGACGCTAGCCAGATCGCTGCCGGCCAGGCCGCGACGGTGACGCTGGAGGACGATATCGACATCTCGCGCGGCGATGTCATCGCTGCAGCGGGCTCGGCGCTTCCGGTGAGTCGTGGTCTCAGGGCGCGCCTGCTCTGGACCGGCGAGCGCGCCCTGCGCGAAGGCGGCCAGTTCCTGGTGAAGCTCGCGACGCAGAGCGCCAATGCCACCGTCGAGGCGCTGCATCACAGCATCGACATCGAGGGCTTCCAGCCGCTCCCGGCGCAGAGCCTGGGCATGAACGGCATCGGATCGGTGACGCTGCGCCTCGATCGGCCGCTGGTCTCCTTGCCCTATGCGAGGAGCCACGAGCTCGGCGGATTCATCCTGATCGACCGCATCGGCAACGAGACGGTGGCCTTCGGCTTCGTCGAGCCGGTTGAGGGGGCTGTCCGGCAGGCCGTGGGCGAGGGTGGGACGCTTGCGTGGGCGAAGCGTGGCGCCGTTCGCATCGTCGGGCGGCCGGGTACGCCGGACCGCCGGGCCTGGCTTGCCGGCGTGAGCTGGCGCGTCGTGAGCACGGCTGGGCTCTTCGCGGCGGCCTTCGCGTTGACGGCAAACGTCCCGGCTTCGCTCGGGCTCGCCTTCGGCGACATCCTGCTGCGCCCCGGTCTGCGGGCGCTGCATATGCGACTCTGGCGCAAGGCGCCGACAGGCACCTTGCAGGATGGCGCTGGGATTTGA
- the cysD gene encoding sulfate adenylyltransferase subunit CysD, translated as MIQLSHLQKLEAEAIFIIREVVATCDKPVLLYSIGKDSAVLLHLVMKAFYPARPPFPLLHVDTTWKFREMIAFRDETAKRLGLDLIVHINREGVEAGINPFASGSRVHTDVMKTQGLKQALDLHRFDAAFGGARRDEEKSRAKERVFSLRSPEHRWDPKNQRPEPWQLFNTRKHRGESFRVFPLSNWTERDVWDYIALENIPVVPLYFAAPRPVVRRDGAWIMRDDERMELHPGETVETRMVRFRTLGCYPLTGAVESEAANLTDIIAEMRASRSSERQGRVIDHDGSGSMEHKKQEGYF; from the coding sequence GTGATCCAGCTCAGCCATCTCCAGAAGCTCGAAGCCGAAGCGATCTTCATCATCCGCGAGGTCGTGGCGACCTGCGACAAGCCGGTGCTGCTCTATTCGATCGGCAAGGACTCCGCCGTCCTGCTGCATCTCGTGATGAAGGCCTTCTACCCGGCCAGGCCGCCTTTCCCGCTGCTCCATGTCGATACGACCTGGAAATTCCGCGAGATGATCGCCTTCCGCGACGAGACCGCGAAGCGCCTCGGGCTCGATCTCATCGTCCATATCAACCGCGAGGGCGTCGAGGCCGGGATCAATCCCTTCGCCTCCGGCTCGCGCGTCCATACCGACGTGATGAAGACGCAAGGGCTGAAACAGGCGCTCGACCTCCACAGGTTCGACGCGGCTTTCGGCGGTGCGCGGCGCGACGAGGAGAAGAGCCGGGCCAAGGAGCGAGTCTTCTCGCTGCGCTCGCCGGAGCATCGCTGGGACCCGAAGAACCAGCGCCCGGAGCCCTGGCAGCTTTTCAACACCCGCAAGCATCGCGGCGAGAGCTTTCGGGTGTTTCCACTGTCCAATTGGACCGAACGCGACGTCTGGGACTATATCGCGCTGGAGAACATCCCGGTCGTGCCGCTTTATTTCGCGGCGCCGCGCCCGGTCGTCCGGCGCGACGGTGCCTGGATCATGCGCGACGACGAGCGCATGGAACTGCACCCCGGCGAGACCGTCGAGACGCGCATGGTCCGCTTCCGCACGCTCGGCTGCTACCCGCTGACAGGAGCCGTCGAAAGCGAGGCGGCGAACCTCACCGACATCATCGCCGAGATGCGCGCGTCGCGATCCTCCGAGCGGCAGGGCCGCGTCATCGACCATGACGGCTCGGGCTCGATGGAGCATAAGAAGCAGGAAGGCTATTTCTGA
- a CDS encoding phosphoadenylyl-sulfate reductase: protein MANGFGADDPTTKTPPEALLAQRAAALDASFGKADVPARLAGIVAEANGRVVFTTSFGLEDQVLTHFIAAAKLPVTFATLDTGRLFSEVYALWQETEERYGILIRPYYPRHDTLELHVRQNGINGFYASRDARKSCCDIRKVEPLGRALAGASIWLTGLRADQSAARGGVKLAEADAARGLVKASPLIDWTRERALAFAQENGVPINPLHAQGFVSIGCQPCTRAISPGEPERAGRWWWEDDAARECGLHVGQDGKPARAQAAPVEVHQ, encoded by the coding sequence ATGGCGAACGGCTTCGGCGCGGACGACCCCACTACGAAGACACCGCCAGAGGCGCTGCTGGCGCAACGTGCGGCCGCGCTCGATGCGTCCTTCGGCAAGGCGGACGTTCCCGCGCGCCTTGCCGGCATCGTCGCGGAAGCGAACGGGCGGGTGGTCTTCACCACCTCTTTCGGCCTCGAAGACCAGGTCCTCACCCATTTCATCGCGGCGGCGAAGCTGCCGGTCACCTTCGCCACGCTCGATACCGGCCGGCTTTTCTCCGAGGTCTACGCGCTCTGGCAGGAGACCGAGGAGCGTTACGGCATCCTGATCCGCCCGTACTACCCGCGCCATGACACGCTCGAGCTTCATGTCCGCCAGAACGGCATCAACGGCTTCTATGCCTCGCGTGACGCCCGCAAATCCTGCTGCGACATCCGCAAGGTCGAGCCGCTCGGCCGGGCGCTTGCCGGTGCCTCGATCTGGCTGACCGGCTTGCGCGCCGACCAGTCGGCCGCGCGGGGCGGCGTGAAGCTGGCGGAAGCCGATGCGGCGCGCGGCCTCGTCAAGGCGAGCCCGCTGATCGACTGGACGCGCGAGCGCGCGCTCGCCTTCGCGCAGGAGAACGGCGTGCCGATCAACCCGCTGCACGCGCAGGGTTTCGTCTCGATCGGCTGCCAGCCCTGCACCCGCGCCATCAGCCCCGGCGAGCCCGAGCGGGCCGGACGATGGTGGTGGGAGGATGACGCGGCCAGGGAATGCGGCCTGCATGTCGGACAGGACGGCAAGCCGGCGCGCGCCCAGGCCGCGCCGGTGGAGGTGCACCAGTGA
- a CDS encoding error-prone DNA polymerase encodes MSPFAEPVAATHFSFLRGASPGPHMVLTALLLGYSGIGIADRNTVAGVVRAWAALKQLREDGLPAPDKVREGGSPGEYYWAENPEFAALPFTPEQMKAKAERFKLATGTRLVFADGTPDIVVYPANRAGWGRLCRLLSHGNLKDGVRKGECRLVLDDLLNDARDLLLILMPARSLDGLPALFARLDEAAPGAVWLGASMHRRGDDRRRLARLKNIAAATRTPLIATNDPLYDSIAQRDLQDVLTCIREGTTIERAGRLLESNAERHLKLPQEMARLFRDAPEAIAETQALFSRIEFDLGQLKYEYPDEPIPPGWKDQDWLVELVRRCCLIRYPHGVPEKVEKLLAKELDLIGKLEYARYFLTIRQIVEFANSKGILCQGRGSAANSAVCYVLGITAVDPAENDVLFERFISTERKEPPDIDVDFEHERREEVIQWIYKFYGRERAGIAATVIHYRPRSAIREVGKVLGLTEDVTARIADTNWGSWGSDIGDARVRQAGLDPTNPTIRRAVDFATRLLGYPRHLSQHVGGFVLSRGRLDETVPIGNAAMEDRTFIEWDRDDIDELGLMKVDVLALGMLTCIRKAFDLIRENGGQDYALADLKDGDEATYDMLCEGKSLGVFQVESRAQMNMLPRLRPRKFYDLVIQVAIVRPGPIQGNMVHPYLKRRAGIEDVTYPAPSPDHGRPDELFEVLSKTEGVPLFQEQAMRLAMVAAKFSDIEANGLRKAMATFRNAGTIGNYETMMVERMVARGYERDFAQRCFEQIKGFGSYGFPESHAASFAKLVYISSFLKKHYPAAFAAALLNSQPMGFYAPAQIVREAEENGGVEARPVDVNLSEWDNGLENMAGHAAVIPGDRRETRDPFRSTSDKGAGNPLPEGEGRVRGRPLDEVARPHRRAAEMSLSTGPAADTSPLPLSLQERGSPGSRTQNAAAGSVKKHPFALRLGFRQIDGFKEDWGLAIAEEREAGGPYRDVEELMRRADLPARAMRLLADADALRSLGLDRREALWAIRRLPDDSALPLFQAAQARELGSERSMALPVMPLAEHIVADYQTVRLSLKGHPMQLLRPRFRREGVLSCAETEAKPDAAFVRTAGIVLVRQRPGKGNAIFVTLEDETGITNVVIWARLFERFRREVMGARLMLVEGRVQKSVEGVTHLMAQRIADRSIDLLSLSDTHRAEVPMPIDELKNPPLPRHRHPRNVRILPKSRDFH; translated from the coding sequence ATGAGCCCCTTCGCCGAACCCGTTGCCGCCACGCATTTTTCCTTCCTGCGCGGCGCCTCGCCCGGGCCGCATATGGTGCTGACGGCGCTGCTGCTCGGCTATTCCGGCATCGGCATCGCCGATCGCAACACGGTGGCGGGCGTCGTGCGGGCCTGGGCAGCGCTGAAGCAGTTGCGCGAGGACGGCCTGCCGGCGCCCGACAAGGTCCGAGAAGGCGGCAGCCCCGGCGAATACTACTGGGCCGAGAACCCCGAATTCGCCGCCCTGCCTTTCACGCCCGAGCAGATGAAGGCGAAGGCGGAGCGCTTCAAGCTCGCGACCGGTACCCGGCTCGTCTTCGCCGACGGCACGCCCGATATCGTCGTCTACCCAGCCAATCGCGCCGGCTGGGGCAGGCTCTGCCGCCTGCTCAGCCATGGCAACCTGAAGGACGGCGTGAGAAAGGGCGAATGCCGGCTCGTCCTCGACGACCTCCTCAACGATGCCCGCGACCTGCTGCTGATCCTGATGCCCGCGCGCAGCCTCGATGGCCTGCCCGCGCTCTTCGCCCGGCTCGACGAGGCCGCGCCCGGCGCGGTCTGGCTCGGCGCCAGCATGCACCGGCGCGGCGACGACCGCCGCCGCCTTGCGCGCCTCAAGAATATCGCTGCGGCGACCCGCACGCCGCTGATCGCGACCAATGACCCGCTCTACGATTCCATCGCCCAGCGCGACCTGCAGGACGTGCTGACCTGCATTCGCGAGGGTACCACGATCGAGCGGGCCGGGCGCCTGCTCGAATCCAATGCCGAGCGCCATCTCAAGCTGCCGCAGGAAATGGCCCGCCTCTTCAGGGATGCGCCCGAGGCGATCGCCGAGACGCAAGCCCTGTTCTCCCGCATCGAGTTCGATCTCGGCCAGCTCAAATACGAATATCCCGACGAACCGATCCCGCCCGGCTGGAAGGATCAGGACTGGCTCGTGGAACTGGTCCGGCGCTGCTGCCTGATCCGCTATCCTCACGGCGTACCGGAAAAGGTCGAGAAGCTGCTGGCCAAGGAACTCGATCTGATCGGAAAGCTCGAATATGCCCGCTATTTCCTCACCATCCGCCAGATCGTCGAATTCGCGAACAGCAAGGGCATTCTCTGCCAGGGCCGCGGTTCGGCCGCCAATTCCGCCGTCTGCTACGTGCTCGGCATCACCGCCGTCGACCCGGCCGAGAACGACGTGCTGTTCGAGCGCTTCATCTCGACCGAGCGCAAGGAGCCGCCCGATATCGACGTCGATTTCGAGCATGAGCGGCGCGAGGAGGTGATCCAGTGGATCTACAAGTTCTATGGCCGTGAGCGCGCCGGCATCGCCGCGACGGTGATCCATTACCGGCCGCGCAGCGCCATCCGCGAGGTCGGCAAGGTGCTGGGCCTGACCGAGGACGTCACCGCCCGCATCGCCGATACCAATTGGGGGAGTTGGGGCAGCGATATCGGCGATGCCCGCGTCCGCCAGGCCGGTCTCGATCCGACCAATCCGACGATCCGCCGCGCCGTCGATTTCGCCACCCGGCTCTTGGGCTATCCCCGCCATCTCTCGCAGCATGTCGGCGGCTTCGTCCTGTCGCGCGGGCGCCTCGACGAGACCGTGCCGATCGGCAACGCCGCGATGGAGGACCGCACCTTCATCGAATGGGACCGCGACGACATCGACGAACTCGGGCTGATGAAGGTCGATGTGCTGGCGCTGGGAATGCTGACCTGCATCCGCAAGGCCTTCGACCTGATCAGGGAGAACGGAGGACAGGATTACGCGCTCGCCGACCTCAAGGATGGCGACGAAGCGACCTACGACATGCTCTGCGAAGGCAAGTCGCTTGGCGTCTTCCAGGTCGAGAGCCGCGCCCAGATGAACATGCTTCCGCGATTGAGGCCGCGGAAATTCTACGACCTCGTCATCCAGGTCGCGATCGTCCGGCCCGGCCCGATCCAGGGCAACATGGTCCATCCCTATCTGAAGCGGCGGGCAGGGATCGAAGACGTGACCTATCCGGCTCCTTCGCCGGATCATGGACGGCCGGACGAGCTCTTCGAAGTCCTGAGCAAGACCGAGGGCGTCCCGCTCTTTCAGGAGCAGGCGATGCGGCTTGCCATGGTCGCCGCCAAATTCTCCGACATCGAAGCCAATGGCTTGCGCAAGGCGATGGCGACATTTCGGAATGCGGGAACGATCGGCAATTACGAGACGATGATGGTCGAGCGCATGGTCGCGCGCGGCTACGAGCGCGACTTCGCCCAGCGCTGCTTCGAGCAGATCAAGGGCTTCGGCAGCTACGGCTTTCCGGAGAGTCACGCTGCTTCCTTCGCCAAGCTGGTCTACATCTCCTCCTTTCTGAAGAAGCATTATCCGGCCGCTTTCGCCGCTGCATTGCTGAATTCCCAGCCGATGGGCTTCTATGCCCCGGCCCAGATCGTGCGGGAGGCGGAGGAAAACGGTGGCGTCGAGGCTCGGCCGGTCGATGTGAATCTGAGTGAGTGGGATAATGGGCTGGAGAACATGGCCGGCCACGCCGCCGTCATCCCGGGCGACCGCAGGGAGACCCGCGATCCATTCCGGAGCACTTCCGATAAAGGCGCGGGGAACCCTCTCCCGGAGGGAGAGGGCAGGGTGAGGGGTAGGCCATTGGACGAGGTGGCGAGGCCTCACCGTCGCGCCGCCGAAATGAGCCTCTCAACTGGTCCAGCGGCCGACACCTCACCCCTACCCCTCTCCTTACAGGAGAGGGGTTCCCCCGGTTCCCGCACTCAAAATGCGGCAGCCGGGTCGGTGAAAAAGCACCCCTTCGCCCTGCGTCTCGGCTTCCGCCAGATCGACGGCTTCAAGGAGGATTGGGGCCTTGCCATAGCGGAGGAGCGGGAAGCGGGCGGCCCCTATCGCGATGTCGAGGAGCTGATGCGCCGTGCGGATCTTCCAGCCCGCGCCATGCGCCTGCTCGCCGATGCCGATGCCTTGCGCTCGCTCGGGCTGGATCGCCGCGAGGCGCTCTGGGCTATCAGGCGCCTGCCGGACGATTCCGCGCTACCGCTCTTCCAGGCCGCGCAGGCGCGCGAGCTGGGCTCGGAACGCAGCATGGCGCTACCGGTCATGCCGCTGGCCGAACATATCGTCGCCGATTACCAGACCGTTCGCCTTTCGCTGAAGGGGCATCCGATGCAGCTTCTGCGTCCACGCTTCCGGCGTGAGGGCGTGCTGAGCTGCGCCGAGACCGAGGCGAAGCCCGATGCCGCCTTCGTCCGCACCGCCGGAATCGTGCTGGTGCGCCAGCGGCCGGGCAAGGGCAACGCCATCTTCGTCACGCTGGAGGACGAGACCGGCATCACCAATGTCGTGATCTGGGCGCGCCTGTTCGAGCGCTTCCGTCGCGAGGTCATGGGCGCGCGGTTGATGCTGGTCGAGGGCCGGGTGCAGAAGAGCGTCGAGGGCGTCACCCATCTTATGGCGCAGCGCATCGCCGACCGTTCGATCGACCTGCTCTCGCTCTCGGACACGCATCGCGCCGAGGTGCCGATGCCCATCGACGAACTCAAGAACCCGCCGCTGCCGCGCCATCGCCACCCGCGCAATGTGCGCATCCTGCCGAAATCGCGGGATTTCCATTGA
- a CDS encoding DNA polymerase Y family protein, translating to MPRRYLALWFPYLATDRLRRTGAIPASGAPAEKPHVLTGIQGNALRIVDCDRRAVELGLTRDMTLADARARIPDLVALETQAQADHEFLEALAGFCDRFTPLVALDEPHGLMLDITGCAHLFGGEAGLGNLAARAMQRGGLQLKAAIAGTPDAARACARHGRGGIVPPGQEEAWLRPLPTAALDTDAETVIALSRAGLKTLDHLAERPSETLSARFGEGLAVKLRRILGHEDRRITPLRPPPDCVVERHFAEPFADTASLEAVVVRLIGEAARVLEARGEGGRVFELGFFRSDGAVRRLAIETGRPSRDAKALLRLYRERVETLSDPLDPGFGFDAIKLAVPLCEPLDTPQHSLDGRAVEEEAVADLVDRLVTRFGRDRVLRFVAQDTHHPVRAAKALSAAAPLLEAEWSTPEAQAPPARPLQLFEPPQPVEAIAEVPDGPPIRFRWRRLTHDVARAEGPERIAPEWWRDGSDEPMRDYYRVEDAQGRRFWLYRIGFYEADAAPPRWFLHGLFA from the coding sequence ATGCCGCGCCGCTATCTCGCCCTCTGGTTCCCCTATCTGGCGACGGACAGGTTGCGGCGGACGGGCGCGATTCCGGCCTCCGGCGCGCCGGCTGAGAAGCCGCATGTCCTGACCGGGATACAGGGCAATGCCTTGCGCATCGTCGATTGCGACCGGCGCGCCGTCGAACTCGGCCTGACGCGGGATATGACGCTCGCCGATGCCCGCGCCCGCATTCCCGATCTCGTCGCGCTGGAGACGCAAGCCCAGGCCGATCACGAATTCCTCGAAGCGCTCGCCGGTTTCTGCGACCGCTTCACCCCGCTGGTCGCGCTCGACGAGCCGCATGGCCTGATGCTCGACATCACCGGCTGCGCCCATCTCTTCGGCGGCGAGGCCGGGCTCGGCAATCTGGCTGCGCGCGCCATGCAGCGCGGCGGCCTTCAGCTCAAGGCTGCCATCGCCGGAACGCCCGACGCGGCCCGTGCCTGCGCCCGCCATGGCCGCGGCGGCATCGTCCCGCCCGGCCAGGAGGAGGCGTGGCTCCGCCCGCTACCGACCGCCGCGCTCGATACCGACGCCGAGACCGTGATCGCGCTCTCCCGCGCCGGCCTCAAGACGCTCGACCATCTCGCGGAGCGGCCGTCTGAGACGCTCTCCGCCCGCTTCGGCGAGGGGCTGGCGGTCAAGCTCCGGCGTATCCTCGGCCATGAGGATCGCCGCATCACGCCGTTGCGCCCGCCGCCCGATTGCGTGGTCGAGCGCCATTTCGCCGAGCCCTTCGCCGATACTGCGAGCCTGGAAGCCGTGGTCGTCAGGCTGATCGGGGAGGCCGCCCGCGTGCTGGAAGCCCGCGGCGAGGGCGGGCGCGTCTTCGAACTCGGTTTCTTCCGCAGCGACGGCGCGGTGCGCCGCCTCGCCATCGAGACCGGCCGCCCGTCGCGCGACGCCAAGGCGCTGCTCCGGCTCTATCGCGAGCGCGTCGAGACCCTGTCCGATCCGCTCGATCCCGGTTTCGGATTCGATGCGATCAAGCTCGCCGTGCCGCTCTGCGAACCGCTCGACACGCCCCAGCACAGCCTCGACGGTCGTGCGGTCGAGGAGGAGGCGGTGGCCGATCTCGTCGACCGGCTCGTCACCCGCTTCGGCCGCGACCGTGTCTTGCGCTTCGTAGCACAGGACACGCACCATCCCGTTCGCGCCGCGAAAGCACTATCGGCCGCCGCGCCGCTGCTGGAGGCCGAATGGTCTACACCCGAGGCGCAGGCCCCCCCGGCCCGCCCGCTCCAGCTCTTCGAGCCGCCTCAGCCCGTCGAGGCCATCGCGGAGGTGCCGGACGGTCCGCCGATCCGCTTCCGCTGGCGCCGCCTCACCCATGACGTCGCCCGCGCCGAAGGCCCCGAGCGCATCGCGCCGGAATGGTGGCGCGACGGCTCGGACGAGCCGATGCGCGACTATTACCGCGTCGAGGATGCGCAAGGTCGCCGCTTCTGGCTCTACCGCATCGGCTTCTACGAGGCCGATGCCGCCCCGCCGCGCTGGTTCCTGCACGGGCTCTTCGCATGA
- a CDS encoding phospholipase D-like domain-containing protein, translating into MWGILQDYWPHILAVITIAMSTVAGAHAVMTKDEVRAAIGWVGVIILSPIVGPLLYAIAGVNRIRRASILAQRPGHGMASADFHVEDEAVATQFGRRFLALKTLGDRVARHPLTTGNRIETLETGDEAYAAMLTAIAAAERSIILESYIFDRDPLGLRIADALIAAHQRGIAVRVLIDAVGARYSVPSIAGHLREGGVAVDVFNGNIIMGLRLPYANLRTHRKIIVIDGVAGFMGGMNIREGFTREFAGEAFAHDTHFKVEGPVVADLFAVAAEDWCFATGEALAGPAWEIPALERVGMPVLARAVPSGPDAYLETNHKLLTGALSVARQSVKIMSPYFLPDQELISALVTAARRGVDIDIVVPSVNNLVLVDRAMTAQFDQILKNYCRIWRSTGAFDHSKLLAIDGSWAYVGSSNLDPRSLRLNFEIDLEVLDHGFARAIERRIETVMASATPVTLAGLRARPYVMRLIDRLIWLGSPYL; encoded by the coding sequence ATGTGGGGGATTCTCCAAGACTACTGGCCGCATATCCTCGCGGTCATCACCATCGCCATGTCGACGGTCGCCGGCGCCCATGCGGTGATGACGAAGGACGAGGTGCGCGCCGCCATCGGCTGGGTCGGCGTCATCATCCTCTCGCCGATCGTCGGGCCGCTGCTCTACGCCATCGCCGGGGTCAACCGCATCCGGCGAGCCTCGATCCTGGCCCAGCGGCCGGGCCACGGCATGGCGTCGGCCGATTTCCATGTCGAGGACGAAGCGGTCGCGACGCAGTTCGGCCGGCGCTTCCTGGCGCTCAAGACACTGGGCGACCGCGTCGCCCGCCATCCGCTGACCACCGGCAACCGCATCGAGACGCTGGAGACCGGCGACGAAGCCTATGCCGCGATGCTCACGGCGATCGCGGCGGCGGAGCGCAGCATCATCCTGGAGAGCTATATCTTCGACCGCGATCCGCTCGGCCTGCGCATCGCCGATGCGCTGATCGCCGCGCATCAACGTGGAATCGCGGTCCGGGTGCTGATCGACGCGGTCGGCGCGCGCTATTCGGTGCCGAGCATCGCCGGGCATCTGCGCGAGGGCGGGGTCGCGGTCGATGTCTTCAACGGCAACATCATCATGGGCCTCAGGCTGCCCTATGCCAATCTCCGGACGCACCGGAAGATCATCGTCATCGACGGCGTAGCCGGATTCATGGGCGGCATGAATATCCGCGAGGGCTTCACCCGCGAATTCGCCGGCGAGGCCTTCGCCCATGACACGCATTTCAAGGTCGAAGGCCCGGTAGTGGCCGATCTCTTCGCGGTGGCAGCCGAGGACTGGTGCTTCGCCACCGGCGAGGCGCTCGCGGGTCCCGCCTGGGAGATTCCCGCGCTGGAGCGCGTCGGCATGCCCGTGCTGGCACGCGCAGTGCCGTCCGGCCCGGACGCCTATCTGGAGACCAATCACAAGCTGTTGACCGGGGCGCTCTCGGTGGCGCGCCAGTCGGTCAAGATCATGTCGCCCTATTTCCTGCCGGACCAGGAACTGATCAGCGCGCTCGTCACCGCGGCGCGGCGTGGCGTCGACATCGATATCGTCGTGCCCTCGGTCAACAATCTCGTGCTGGTCGACCGCGCCATGACCGCGCAATTCGACCAGATCCTGAAGAACTACTGCCGGATCTGGCGCTCGACCGGCGCTTTCGACCATTCCAAGCTGCTCGCCATCGACGGGAGCTGGGCCTATGTCGGCTCCTCCAATCTCGACCCGCGCTCGCTGCGCCTGAACTTCGAGATCGATCTCGAGGTCCTCGACCACGGCTTCGCCCGCGCGATCGAGCGGCGGATCGAGACGGTGATGGCGAGCGCGACCCCGGTCACGCTTGCCGGCCTGCGCGCCCGGCCCTATGTCATGCGTCTGATCGACAGGCTGATCTGGCTCGGCTCGCCCTATCTGTGA